The stretch of DNA ACGTCGGCCTTAGACTCTCCTTTATTAAATAATAATAAAATTACGGGAGCTCGTAATGTATTATTATTGTTATTATCTGGTAACACAGAGATTACAATGGATGAAATTGGTATAATCAACGATCATATCCAAAATGAAGCAGGTAATTCTGCGAACATTATTATGGGTATTGGTGAAGATCCAGAATTAGGTGATGCTATCAGTGTAACAATTGTTGCGACGGGTTTTCCGGCAGATGATCAATCTTACACAGGGAAAGAAGAGGTAAGAGTAGTTCATACCTTAGTGGAAGAACAAACGATTAGTCGTCCGTTATCGACAGAAAATCAAGCGCAACCTCGTGTTGTTCCTGTTGTTTCGAAAGTGAATCCAATTTCATTAAATTTTGGACGTAATGCGGCTCCTACTCAGCCAGCACAATCTGCTCCATCATACCAAGCGCCTCAGCAGCCATCTAATCCTCAAAATAATTATCAAGGATATTCACAAGCTCCAACGCAAGCTCCTGATGGAACAGTACGCTATACATTAGAAGATGATGAGGTAGCCCCAGTACAGCAAAGAACAAATTATGATGATCTTGAACCTCGTTTGAAGTCTGCTCCTTCAACTCCATCTCAAAATGCTCCTCAAAGCACAGGATATGGACAGCAAACATCTAACCCATATCAAGGTGTAAATCATTCTTCAACGCCCTCTAACGAGCCTCAAAACAGTTATACAGGATATCAATCACCTCAATCTCAAGTTTTCAACATTGATAATGTTCCAGCGATGCAGTCTCAACAAGAGTCTCCATCTGTAGCAGTTGAGGAAGAAACTGTTCAACCAATTATGGAACAGACTGCAGATACAACATTGGATCAAACCGTAGAAGATAGAAGAAACAGACTTCGTCAATTCAACTTTAAATTTAATTCGCAATTGACGAATCAACAAGTTGATGAGTACGAACAGATTCCTGCTTATCAAAGACAAGGAGTCCAGTTATCTAATCGAACTGAAAATAAGACGTCTGATTTATCATTAGGTACAAACAATAACAATGAACCTCAGATTCGTCCAAATAACTTCTTACACGATAATGTAGATTAATTCAATCACAATATTCTTATTATATAAAGCTTCAACTCTTCAGTTGAAGCTTTTTTTGTTGTAAATTTGATGTAAAATAATATCATATGAGTTTAGAAGCAAATATCATGTCTCAATTAAAAGAGGCAATGAAAGCTAAAAATACAATCGCTTTGGAAGCACTACGTGCTGTAAAATCAGAATTATTATTAGCAAAAACTTCTGGAGCTGGAGGTGAGTTTACAGAAGCACAAGAAATTGCTTTATTACAAAAGTTAGTAAAGCAAAGAAAAGAAGCAGCAGAACAATTTAAAGCCAATAATCGTACGGAATTAGAAGAAAAAGAATTGGCTCAAGCTGAAGTTATCATGCAATTTTTACCAAAACAATTATCTTCAGAAGAATTGGAAGTCATCATTAAAGAGATTATTGCTGAGGTAGGAGCTACATCGCCTAAGGATATGGGGAAAGTAATGGGTGCAGCATCATCAAAATTAGCTGGTAAAGCAGAAGGAAAATTAATTTCAGAAAAAGTAAAAGAATTATTAAACCAAATGTAATTCTTTATATCCCACTTTAATGAAATAAAAAAGCTAAGACAATCAATGTCTTAGCTTTTTTTGATAATAAATGTGTATTTTTATTAAATTTAAAAAATGCTGATAATCAGTGAGATAACTAAAAAAATACTTCAAATCATAATATTTTTAGGAAATCGTCTTTATTTTAACAATTTTTTAACAATTCATGTAAAACCTTTACTATACAATGGTTCCGAGCATTTTCCTTACTTGAAAATACCTTATTAGAATAATTCTAAATAAGTAGGGGGTATCCTCCTTAAATTTGCAACGTAATCAGAAAAATCTAACGGATGAAAAAAATTATATTGACGTTGGTAACATCGTTAATGATTTTTCCAATAGCAAATGCTGATGGTAAAATTTTAAGAGGATCGGAAGCCGAACTACTTGAGGGTCAAGCTAGAATCGTGCTAAATCCAAATGAAAGATTTAACATTCTGGCTGATAATGATACTATTAAACCTGTTAATGATAGTATGTCAGCTGAAGATGAAATGAAAATTAAAGCAGTAATTGAAGAAGCTGCTGAAGTTTCATCAGGTGTGGTTTCTTGGTATGGAGGTAAATTCCATGGAAGAAAAACAGCGAGTGGAGATCGATATGACAAAAACGAACTTACAGCTGCACACAAAACTTTACCTTTCGGGACAAAAGTGAAAGTAACAAATACAAGAAATGGAAAATCTGTAGTTGTAGAAATTAATGACAGAGGTCCATTTGTTAAATCTAGAGTATTAGACTTAAGTCAAGCAGCATTCAATGAAATTGGTCACACCAATACAGGAGTAATGCACGTAGAGTATGAAGTATTAAATTCAAACGAAAATTAGTCTAGTCTCGAAATCTTCTAAAGGAAAACATGAAAATGTTTTCCTTTTTTATTTCTTGAATGAAAAGCAAAAAAAAACGTAATCCATAAGGATTACGTTTTTTATATGTTGAGATTAAAAATTATTTAATTTTTAATACTTTATTTGTTCTAGCTCTACTTTCTTCAATTAATTGAGCATTATTGAAATCTTCACCAAATGAAGGGATCATTGATTTAATTTCTTTGTTCCATTGCGTTTTCATTAACTCTGGGAAACATTTATTTAAAACATTGATCATTGCACTTACAGAAGTAGATGCTCCTGGAGAAGCTCCTAATAAAGCTGCAATTGAACCATCAGCAGAAGAAACGATTTCTGTACCAAATTTTAATACCCCTTTACCGTTTTGTTCTTCGATAACTTGTACACGTTGTCCAGCAGTTTGTTCAAACCAATCTTCTAATTTCGCTTCAGGGAAATATTCTTTTAACGATTCTACTTTTTGAGCTTTAGATAACATTACTTGCTCAATTAAGTATTTCGTTAAATCCATATTATTTAAACCACAGCTTATTAAGAAACCAACATTTCCTAAATTCACTGATTTAAATAAATCTAAATGAGAACCTTCTTTTAAGAATTTCGTTGAGAAAACCGCAAATGGTCCGAATAATAATGATTTCTTACCATTAATTACACGTGTATCTAAGTGAGGTACAGACATTGGTGGTGCACCAATTTTAGCTTTACCATAAACTTTAGCAAAGTGTTTTTTAATCACTTCTTCGTTTTGACAAATTAACCATTGTCCACCTACAGGGAATCCTCCGAATTTTTTCGACTCTGGAATACCTGATTTTTGTAACGTTAAGATAGCTCCACCACCAGCACCAATAAATACGAAATCTGCATTTACAGGTTTAGAATTTCCAGATTTTAAATCTTTTACTTTAACTGCCCATTTTCCGTTTGATAAACGTGTAACGTCTGTCACTTCGTGAGAAGTTTCTAAAGTAATTTCACCTTTTGCTTGTAAACCTTTGAAAATTTCGCGTGTTAATTCACCAAAGTTAACGTCAGTTCCGATTTCCATAAAGGTAGCGGCAACTTTCTCATTTGGATTACGTCCTTCAACAATTAATGGCGCCCAAGCTTTAATTTGTTCAAAATCCTCAGAATATTGCATGTCCTTGAATAAAGGATGCTGAGACATTGCCTCGTATCGTTTTCTTAAGAATTTTACGTCATCTTCACCCCAAACAAAACTCATATGAGGAGTTTTACGTAAGAAGTTTTCAGGAGAAGAGATATAGTTATTATCAATTAAATAAGACCAAAATTCTTTTGATGTCTCAAATTGCTTTGCAATATTAATTGCTTTAGTAATATCAACATTTCCGTCTTTTCCTTGTGGTGTATAATTTAACTCACAAAAAGCAGAGTGTCCAGTACCAGCATTATTAAATGCTTCAGAACTTTCGAAACCAATTTTATCTAATTTTTCAAAAACTGAGATCTTAATTTCTGGATTTAATTTTTTTAGAATAATACTTAAGGTAGCACTCATGATTCCAGCACCAATTAAGACTACCTCTTGTGGTTGTTTTTCCATCTTGATTTCTAAATTTACTACAAAGTTATTAATAAATGGCTTTATATGTTAGAAATTCAATAATAAAAATCAATGATATTTTACATAAATATCTTGATATTCGATTATTAGTTATTTATTTTTAAAACAATAAAAGGTATTAGATTGTATTTAATGATTCAATTAAATCACCTACTGTAGATTTAATTTCAAATGTTTTTTTACGAATGATTGAATAAAAATTTTGTTTGGTAAATCTTCTGACTAGTCCTAAAATAGATTGACAGTTATTAAACAATATTTATATCCGAAGAGATTTTATTTCTTCGGATTTTTTGTGTCTCATTTCAGGGGTCTGCATATTGAGACTCAAATGAGGTCGTGTGTTATTATAAAGATACACACTTTGTTCTACCATTTTGGTTAATTCAGTAATATCTTTTGTTTTTTCGATTAAAAACTCTTGTTTCAATATCCCATTAATTCTTTCCGCTAAAGCATTTTGATAACAATCATAGCCGTCTGTCATCGATGGTATGATCTGATTTTGTTTTAAAATTGTCTGATAATATTCCGAGCAATACTGTAAGCCTCTATCCGAATGATGGATTAATTTCTCATTATTTATTCTATTTTTAATAGCCATTTTTAGCGCTATAGATACATTTTCCGCATTCATATTTTCACTTACAGAATAACCCATTATTTTTCGACTATAAGCATCTGTCACTAAAGAAAGATAACAAACGGCTTGCTTGGTTTTTACATACGTTATATCACTTACAAAGACCTGTTCTGGTTTATTAATCTCTATTTCTTTGTATAAATTAGGATGTTTCCTTAACCAATGTTTAGAGAATGTGGTTCTTGTGTATTGTTTTTTAGGTGTTATAAGTAAATTTTCTCTTCTCAGATAATCAAACAAAGCATCTCGACCCATCTTTATGTTTAGCTCTTTTAGCTGTTCATTCAGAATATAATAAAGCTTTCGAGTTCCTATTCTTGGTAATTTTATTCGAACTTCTAGAACTAATTTTTTAACCTGTAAAAGCTCTGATTCTCGAATAGAATGACGTTTTAGTGCAGCATAGAAACTTTGACGACTTAACCCAAGCAATCTACATGAGCAAGAAATATTTATTTCTTGTTTTTGGAGTTTGAGGATTGTTGGGTATTGTACTTTTTTCTGATTTGAGTACCAAGCTGTTCATCGGCTATATCAATCATTGTATTAAGTATTTTGACTCTTAGCTTTTCATCAGCCAATTCTTTTTCTAACCGTTTAATTTTTTGCGCTGGAGTTTCTTCTGATTTTGACATAGTATGAATAATTGGTTTGCTCCAATCTAAGTTACCATATTTTCTGAGCCAAACCAAAACTGTACTTCTTCCTTGTATTCCATAGCATTTTTGAGCTTGTTTGTAAGTAAAGTCACCTTTTTCTATTTGGGATACAACTGCTAATTTAAAGCCTAAGGTGTAATCGCGTTGTTTTCGCTTTTTTCTCTCTAAATCTGATGAGTTCATAATAAGTTGATTTAGTGTCAACTTATTTCAGGACGGGACAAGGAGATAAAAAAAGCCATCCGATTTGGATGGCTTTTTTATATTTATATGAGATGAAGTTTGATTACATCATACCTGGCATTCCTCCACCCATTGGTGGCATTGCAGGCTCATCTTTTTTAATTTCAGTTACAACAGCTTCCGTAGTAATTAACATACCAGCAACAGAAGCAGCGTTTTCTAATGCAACACGAGAAACTTTAGTTGGATCGATAACTCCAGCTTCGATCATGTTTACATACTCGTCAGTTTTAGCATTGTATCCGAAGTCACCTGTTCCTTCTTTAACTTTAGCAACCACTACAGAACCTTCACCACCTGCGTTGTGAACGATTTGGCGTAATGGCTCTTCAACTGCACGTTTAACGATTTTAACACCAGTCGCTTCGTCAGCATTTTTCGTTTCGATTTCAGCTAATGTCGCTAAAGCTCTTACGAAAGCAACACCACCACCAGCAACGATACCTTCTTCTACAGCTGCACGAGTTGCGTGTAATGCATCATCTACACGGTCTTTGATTTCTTTCATTTCAACTTCAGAAGCAGCACCAACGTATAATACAGCAACACCTCCAGCTAATTTAGCTAAACGCTCTTGTAATTTCTCACGGTCATAGTCAGAAGTAGTTGTTTCGATTTGTGCTTTAATTTGGTTGACACGCGCTTTAATTTGCTCAGCATCACCAGCTCCGTTAACAACAGTAGTGTTGTCTTTGTCGATTACAACTCTTTCTGCAGTACCTAACATTTCTAAAGTAGCAGTTTCTAAAGTGATTCCTTGCTCTTCAGAAATTACAGTACCACCTGTTAAGATTGCGATATCTTGTAACATGGCTTTACGACGATCTCCAAATCCAGGTGCTTTAACTGCAGCAATTTTTAAAGATCCTCTTAAACGGTTAACCACTAAAGTAGCTAAAGCTTGACCTTCAACTTCTTCAGAGATGATTAAGAATGGACGTCCTGATTGTGCAACTGGCTCTAATAAAGGTAAGATTTCTTGTAAGTTAGAGATTTTTTTCTCACATAATAAGATGTAAGGATTTTCTAACTCCGCAATCATTTTATCCGCGTTCGTTACGAAGTATGGCGATTGGTATCCACGGTCGAATTGCATTCCTTCCACTACGTCAACGTAAGTTTCAGTTCCTTTCGCTTCTTCCACTGTGATAACCCCTTCTTTTCCTACTTTAGAGAAAGCTTCTGCGATTAATGAACCAATTGTATCGTCATTGTTTGCAGAGATAGAAGCAACTTGTTTGATTTTTTCTGAAGAATCACCAACTTCTTCTGATTGCTCTCTTAAATTAGCAACGATTCCAGCAACTGCTTTGTCAATACCACGTTTTAAATCCATTGGGTTTGCACCAGCAGCTA from Faecalibacter sp. LW9 encodes:
- the ftsZ gene encoding cell division protein FtsZ; this translates as MSDILTGDVLFDLPKSHSKAIKVIGVGGGGSNAVNYMYEQGIAGVDFVISNTDAQALANSPVPTKIQLGQAITEGLGAGANPEVGEQAALESVDDVRAVLDAGTKMVFVTAGMGGGTGTGAAPVIAGIAKELGILTVGIVTAPFYFEGRMRLEQAEKGIEKLRENVDSLIVINNDKLRELYGNLGFKSGFSKADEVLTTAAKGIAEVITQHYAMNIDLRDARTVLANSGTAIMGSAKASGENKAKEAITSALDSPLLNNNKITGARNVLLLLLSGNTEITMDEIGIINDHIQNEAGNSANIIMGIGEDPELGDAISVTIVATGFPADDQSYTGKEEVRVVHTLVEEQTISRPLSTENQAQPRVVPVVSKVNPISLNFGRNAAPTQPAQSAPSYQAPQQPSNPQNNYQGYSQAPTQAPDGTVRYTLEDDEVAPVQQRTNYDDLEPRLKSAPSTPSQNAPQSTGYGQQTSNPYQGVNHSSTPSNEPQNSYTGYQSPQSQVFNIDNVPAMQSQQESPSVAVEEETVQPIMEQTADTTLDQTVEDRRNRLRQFNFKFNSQLTNQQVDEYEQIPAYQRQGVQLSNRTENKTSDLSLGTNNNNEPQIRPNNFLHDNVD
- the mqo gene encoding malate dehydrogenase (quinone) gives rise to the protein MKMEKQPQEVVLIGAGIMSATLSIILKKLNPEIKISVFEKLDKIGFESSEAFNNAGTGHSAFCELNYTPQGKDGNVDITKAINIAKQFETSKEFWSYLIDNNYISSPENFLRKTPHMSFVWGEDDVKFLRKRYEAMSQHPLFKDMQYSEDFEQIKAWAPLIVEGRNPNEKVAATFMEIGTDVNFGELTREIFKGLQAKGEITLETSHEVTDVTRLSNGKWAVKVKDLKSGNSKPVNADFVFIGAGGGAILTLQKSGIPESKKFGGFPVGGQWLICQNEEVIKKHFAKVYGKAKIGAPPMSVPHLDTRVINGKKSLLFGPFAVFSTKFLKEGSHLDLFKSVNLGNVGFLISCGLNNMDLTKYLIEQVMLSKAQKVESLKEYFPEAKLEDWFEQTAGQRVQVIEEQNGKGVLKFGTEIVSSADGSIAALLGASPGASTSVSAMINVLNKCFPELMKTQWNKEIKSMIPSFGEDFNNAQLIEESRARTNKVLKIK
- a CDS encoding IS3 family transposase (programmed frameshift), which gives rise to MNSSDLERKKRKQRDYTLGFKLAVVSQIEKGDFTYKQAQKCYGIQGRSTVLVWLRKYGNLDWSKPIIHTMSKSEETPAQKIKRLEKELADEKLRVKILNTMIDIADEQLGTQIRKKYNTQQSSNSKNKINISCSCRLLGLSRQSFYAALKRHSIRESELLQVKKLVLEVRIKLPRIGTRKLYYILNEQLKELNIKMGRDALFDYLRRENLLITPKKQYTRTTFSKHWLRKHPNLYKEIEINKPEQVFVSDITYVKTKQAVCYLSLVTDAYSRKIMGYSVSENMNAENVSIALKMAIKNRINNEKLIHHSDRGLQYCSEYYQTILKQNQIIPSMTDGYDCYQNALAERINGILKQEFLIEKTKDITELTKMVEQSVYLYNNTRPHLSLNMQTPEMRHKKSEEIKSLRI
- a CDS encoding septal ring lytic transglycosylase RlpA family protein codes for the protein MIFPIANADGKILRGSEAELLEGQARIVLNPNERFNILADNDTIKPVNDSMSAEDEMKIKAVIEEAAEVSSGVVSWYGGKFHGRKTASGDRYDKNELTAAHKTLPFGTKVKVTNTRNGKSVVVEINDRGPFVKSRVLDLSQAAFNEIGHTNTGVMHVEYEVLNSNEN
- a CDS encoding GatB/YqeY domain-containing protein, which gives rise to MSLEANIMSQLKEAMKAKNTIALEALRAVKSELLLAKTSGAGGEFTEAQEIALLQKLVKQRKEAAEQFKANNRTELEEKELAQAEVIMQFLPKQLSSEELEVIIKEIIAEVGATSPKDMGKVMGAASSKLAGKAEGKLISEKVKELLNQM
- the groL gene encoding chaperonin GroEL (60 kDa chaperone family; promotes refolding of misfolded polypeptides especially under stressful conditions; forms two stacked rings of heptamers to form a barrel-shaped 14mer; ends can be capped by GroES; misfolded proteins enter the barrel where they are refolded when GroES binds), encoding MAKDIKFDIESRDALKRGVDALANAVKVTLGPKGRNVVLEKSFGAPHVTKDGVSVAKEIELEDPIENLGAQMVKEVASKTNDVAGDGTTTATVLAQAIVREGLKNVAAGANPMDLKRGIDKAVAGIVANLREQSEEVGDSSEKIKQVASISANNDDTIGSLIAEAFSKVGKEGVITVEEAKGTETYVDVVEGMQFDRGYQSPYFVTNADKMIAELENPYILLCEKKISNLQEILPLLEPVAQSGRPFLIISEEVEGQALATLVVNRLRGSLKIAAVKAPGFGDRRKAMLQDIAILTGGTVISEEQGITLETATLEMLGTAERVVIDKDNTTVVNGAGDAEQIKARVNQIKAQIETTTSDYDREKLQERLAKLAGGVAVLYVGAASEVEMKEIKDRVDDALHATRAAVEEGIVAGGGVAFVRALATLAEIETKNADEATGVKIVKRAVEEPLRQIVHNAGGEGSVVVAKVKEGTGDFGYNAKTDEYVNMIEAGVIDPTKVSRVALENAASVAGMLITTEAVVTEIKKDEPAMPPMGGGMPGMM